A stretch of the Thiohalospira halophila DSM 15071 genome encodes the following:
- the serS gene encoding serine--tRNA ligase gives MLDPHLIRNDLDEVARRLAQRGFQLDTARLGELEARRRELQTRTQELQAERNSRAKAIGQAKSQGEDIQPLVDAMGELKSELEAREAELESLQQELEAELLAIPNLPHPDVPEGEDEEANVEVRRWGEPPALNFEPRDHVDVAEGLGGLDTEAAAKIAGSRFATLSGGVARLHRALAQFMLDVHTAEHGYTETYVPYIANADSLRGTGQLPKFEEDLFRLDTENPFYLIPTAEVPLTNLVRDEILPAEAMPRKWVAHTPSFRSEAGAYGRDTRGLIRQHQFDKVELVQIVHPDESYAVLEALTGHAEVILRRLELPYRVVNLCGGDLGFSAARTYDLEVWLPGQAAYREISSCSNFEDFQARRLQARFRDPETGKPRLAHTLNGSGLAVGRALVAILENHQREDGSVAIPPALHHYMGGITELRPA, from the coding sequence ATGCTCGACCCGCATCTCATCCGCAACGACCTGGACGAGGTGGCCCGCCGCCTGGCGCAGCGCGGTTTCCAGCTGGATACCGCGCGCCTGGGCGAGCTGGAGGCCCGCCGCCGGGAACTCCAGACCCGGACCCAGGAGCTCCAGGCGGAGCGCAACAGCCGCGCCAAGGCCATCGGCCAGGCCAAGTCCCAGGGCGAGGACATTCAGCCCCTGGTGGACGCCATGGGCGAGCTGAAGAGCGAGCTGGAGGCCAGGGAGGCGGAGCTGGAGAGCCTGCAGCAGGAGCTGGAGGCGGAGCTGCTGGCCATCCCCAACCTGCCGCACCCCGACGTGCCGGAAGGGGAGGACGAGGAGGCCAACGTCGAGGTCCGCCGCTGGGGCGAGCCGCCGGCGCTGAACTTCGAGCCGCGGGACCACGTGGATGTCGCCGAGGGGCTGGGCGGTCTGGATACCGAGGCGGCGGCGAAGATCGCCGGCTCCCGCTTCGCCACGCTCTCCGGCGGCGTGGCGCGGCTGCACCGGGCGCTGGCGCAGTTCATGCTCGACGTCCACACCGCCGAGCACGGCTACACTGAGACCTACGTCCCGTACATCGCCAACGCCGACAGCCTGCGCGGCACCGGCCAGCTGCCCAAGTTCGAGGAAGACCTCTTCCGGCTGGACACCGAGAACCCCTTCTACCTCATCCCCACCGCCGAGGTGCCGCTGACCAATCTGGTCCGCGACGAGATCCTCCCGGCGGAGGCGATGCCGCGCAAATGGGTGGCGCATACCCCCAGCTTCCGCAGCGAGGCGGGGGCCTACGGGCGGGACACCCGCGGCCTCATCCGGCAGCACCAGTTCGACAAGGTGGAGCTGGTGCAGATCGTCCACCCGGACGAATCCTACGCCGTGCTGGAGGCGCTCACCGGCCACGCCGAGGTGATCCTGCGGCGGCTGGAGCTGCCCTACCGCGTAGTGAACCTCTGCGGCGGCGATCTCGGTTTTTCCGCCGCCCGCACCTACGACCTGGAGGTCTGGCTGCCGGGGCAGGCCGCCTACCGCGAGATCTCCTCCTGCTCCAACTTCGAGGACTTCCAGGCCCGGCGGCTCCAGGCCCGCTTCCGGGATCCCGAGACCGGCAAGCCGCGTCTGGCCCACACCCTCAACGGCTCCGGCCTGGCCGTGGGCCGCGCCCTGGTCGCCATCCTGGAGAACCACCAGCGCGAGGACGGCTCCGTGGCCATCCCGCCGGCGCTCCACCACTACATGGGCGGGATCACCGAGCTGCGCCCGGCCTGA
- a CDS encoding Bax inhibitor-1/YccA family protein has product MNQNQSVATGTRASELSTNKVLRNTYALLSMTLIFSAVTAGLSIANNWPHPGLIITLVGYFGLLFLTSYLRNSVWGIASVFALTGFMGLTLGPIISMYLNLPGGSQIVMTALGGTGAIFLGLSGYALTTRKDFSFMGGFLMVGILVAFLAGIGAMLFSIPGLSLAVSAMFVLLMSGLILYQTSEIIHGGETNYIMATVTLYVSIYNLFTSLLHLLGAFAGED; this is encoded by the coding sequence ATGAACCAGAATCAGTCCGTAGCCACCGGCACTCGTGCCAGTGAGCTCTCGACCAACAAGGTCCTGCGGAACACCTACGCCCTGCTCTCCATGACGCTGATCTTCAGCGCCGTGACGGCCGGGCTGTCCATCGCCAACAACTGGCCGCACCCGGGGCTCATCATCACGCTGGTGGGCTACTTCGGTCTGCTCTTCCTGACCAGCTACCTGCGCAACAGCGTCTGGGGCATCGCCTCGGTCTTCGCGCTCACCGGCTTCATGGGGCTGACCCTGGGGCCGATTATCAGCATGTACCTGAACCTGCCCGGCGGTAGCCAGATCGTCATGACCGCCCTGGGCGGCACCGGCGCCATCTTCCTGGGCCTGTCCGGCTATGCGCTGACCACCCGCAAGGACTTCAGCTTCATGGGCGGCTTCCTGATGGTGGGCATCCTGGTGGCGTTCCTGGCCGGGATCGGCGCCATGCTCTTCTCCATCCCGGGCCTGTCCCTGGCGGTCTCCGCCATGTTCGTGCTGCTGATGTCGGGTCTGATCCTCTACCAGACCTCCGAGATCATCCACGGCGGTGAGACCAACTACATCATGGCGACGGTGACCCTCTACGTCTCCATCTACAACCTCTTCACCAGCCTGCTGCACCTCCTCGGCGCCTTCGCCGGCGAGGACTAG
- the crcB gene encoding fluoride efflux transporter CrcB: protein MSPWLAVAAGGAAGAVLRFWGGQAVHYALGHGFPWGTLAVNVTGSLLMGLGYVWLHEVGNLDPAWRLALLTGLLGSFTTFSTFSLESLRLLETGQPGAAAASVLANVVLCLGAAGIGLWLGRAFS, encoded by the coding sequence ATGAGCCCCTGGCTGGCCGTGGCCGCGGGCGGCGCCGCCGGGGCGGTGCTGCGCTTCTGGGGTGGGCAGGCCGTCCACTACGCCCTGGGCCACGGCTTCCCCTGGGGCACCCTGGCCGTGAACGTCACCGGCTCCCTGCTCATGGGGCTGGGCTACGTCTGGCTGCACGAGGTGGGCAACCTCGACCCGGCCTGGCGCCTGGCCCTGCTCACCGGCCTGCTGGGGAGCTTTACCACCTTCTCCACCTTCTCCCTGGAGAGCCTGCGGCTGCTGGAGACCGGCCAGCCCGGCGCAGCGGCGGCCAGCGTCCTTGCCAACGTCGTCCTCTGCCTGGGGGCGGCCGGCATCGGCCTGTGGCTGGGGCGCGCCTTCTCCTGA